A region of the Fibrobacter sp. genome:
CTGGGCATATTAGTTCCTCCGTTAGGGTTTAGGGGGAATAATGCTGCAAAATTTGTACCATGTGGGCTAGGGGACAGACTGTTTTTATTCTGTTAGGGTAACATTAGTAAAAAAGTAGTCTGTCCCCCAAAAGAGAAAAAAAGTAGTCCGTCCCCGGCCTTGGCGCAATTCTTGCGCCCCAATTCCCCCCAGAGGCAAACGTGCAAACAACCCGATGCATCCTAATACTATCCCTTTCTCTCCCCTTCGGTGCAACGGGATACTCTGATATCGACTCGTTCATTAATGAACAGAAAATATCCAATAAAAAAGAAAACGATGCTTTGCGGGAATTCACTATCATGAATCAGCAAGAGTACAGAAAATGGAAAAACCTGCAGGAGAAAAATTACCAGGAGTTTAAAGATGACATAGAACAGAGGTGGGGAGAGTTTATTGAGTCCTCAAGAAAATGCTGGGTTCACTATGGTAAAGACAGGAATTCCAGGGGGATAGTTGACTTCGAACGGGGTGTAGTAAAAGTGGAGGTCCTGGGAAGAGAGGAGGATGCACTCAATGTGCTTTCGTCAAAGTTATCCTCAGCTGTCAAAGATATAATCACCTGGAAAGCTGAAGTCCAGGAGGACTCCACCCGGAGAGAACCTCTTCTGCATGAACTGATTCCTCTCTCCGGTAAAGAGTGTGACTCTTCTGTCGATCGCTTTGCAGACATCGTCACCCAGAAAGCAGATCTCATGATTACACCCCAGAGAAAAAAGATCTCAGTGCAGTTTGAGCTTGTTCCTGATCATGTACGCAGAAGAGCAAGGCGATACTTTCCCTTAATCGAAAAATACTGCTCAAAGTATAATCTTTCCATTTCCCACGTGATGGCTACTGTTCACAC
Encoded here:
- a CDS encoding DUF3393 domain-containing protein translates to MNQQEYRKWKNLQEKNYQEFKDDIEQRWGEFIESSRKCWVHYGKDRNSRGIVDFERGVVKVEVLGREEDALNVLSSKLSSAVKDIITWKAEVQEDSTRREPLLHELIPLSGKECDSSVDRFADIVTQKADLMITPQRKKISVQFELVPDHVRRRARRYFPLIEKYCSKYNLSISHVMATVHTESLFNPLARSSSNALGLMQLVPETGGKDAFEFVYKKEGIPSPDILYDPEKNLELGCAYIYLLKSRHFGGVIDTTNNLYCSIAGFNTGPGNVAWAFTGKRELESAVKIINSFKSPDIVYAHLINNLPSYETRAYLKKVVDLMRIYK